GCCGCAACTGCTGCAGTCGATCCGACTGCTGCAGCTGGACGGCATGCAGCTGGAGCTGGAAATCCGCCGCGCCCTGGAGACCAATCCGCTGCTGGAGATCGAAGAGGCGCCCGAAGCGCCCGCGGCCGACACCAGCGACACCACCACCGTGCAGGAAGTGGCCGCGTTCGACGAGCTGCCCGAAAGTGCGATGTGGGATGTGCCCGGCGCCAGCTGGCAGGACGGCGACGATGACCGCATGCAGCGGATTGCCGCCGACGAATCCAGCGACCCGCACCTGCGCGCCCTGCAGCGCCTGACCCTGGAGCTGGACGCACGCGAACTGGCCGTCGCCAGCTTCTGGCTGGAGCACTGCGACGACGCCGGTTACCTGGACGCGCCGCTGGCCCAGCTGCAGCTGCTGGCCAGCGCCCATCACGACGTGGACGCCGCCGGCGTCGAAGCGGTCCGCCAGCAGATCCTGCACGGCGACCCGGCCGGCCTGGCCGCCTGCGACCTGCATGAATGCCTGAGCGTGCAGCTGCGCGCCCTGCCCGGCCGCGTCCCGGCCCGCCACCTGGCCCAGCGCGTGCTCGACGAGGGGCTGGAAAGCCTGGCCGCGCACGACTACATCGCCCTGGCCCGCCAGCTTGATGCCGAAGTGGCCGACATCCATGAAGCCGTTCGGCTGATCCTGTCGCTGCAGCCGCGCCCGGGCGACAGCCTGCGCCCGGACGACAACGGCGTGGTCATCCCCGACGTCATCGCCTGGCACGCCGACAACCAGTGGCGCGTGGCGTTGAACCCGGCCACCAGCCGTCG
This is a stretch of genomic DNA from Stenotrophomonas rhizophila. It encodes these proteins:
- the rpoN gene encoding RNA polymerase factor sigma-54, with the translated sequence MKPTMSTQLGQQLHLTPQLLQSIRLLQLDGMQLELEIRRALETNPLLEIEEAPEAPAADTSDTTTVQEVAAFDELPESAMWDVPGASWQDGDDDRMQRIAADESSDPHLRALQRLTLELDARELAVASFWLEHCDDAGYLDAPLAQLQLLASAHHDVDAAGVEAVRQQILHGDPAGLAACDLHECLSVQLRALPGRVPARHLAQRVLDEGLESLAAHDYIALARQLDAEVADIHEAVRLILSLQPRPGDSLRPDDNGVVIPDVIAWHADNQWRVALNPATSRRLSINPSYEHALADAGEAAQPLRDMLQEARWLTRGLSMRYDTLLRTTRVIIERQAGFLTRGEEAMAPLTLKEVADAIGMHESTVSRITTGKYLQTPRGTLELKHFFAVRLEGASVSGQAVKAMVRRLIDAEPAGRPLADEAIAGLLSRQGVNIARRTVAKYREQLDIAPARERRRINARTPQLARVG